Proteins from one Fragaria vesca subsp. vesca linkage group LG6, FraVesHawaii_1.0, whole genome shotgun sequence genomic window:
- the LOC101312749 gene encoding B3 domain-containing protein REM14-like: MELEDRPSFFKVLVGDFSQQLCIPRAFVKNFNGHVPRFCGLRGPCGNLWAVNLKVIRNRLVFHDGWQSFAKHHFLEIGDFLTFTLDGESIFDVIIYGKSYCEKNIEAAKNMIGDVVDRTINTDIILGKRLAPDLVEETSIGPISSNPANLFFKTTFTRSLRYNLKIPARVVKAAGLMSNKTIMLQDPSGKPWSIKLTETTRGQLRMKDWYKCCEENQISYGDTLIIEVVKHSVFQLHVHKVGAALDVVEETSMVPFSINPANPFFKTMFKRSMRYDLIIPNRIVRAAGPISKTIVLKDPAERQWSIKLHETTMGRLRMEGWGKCCEENQISTGDTIVIEVVKHSVFQLHVYKAGATLDVKTQS, encoded by the exons ATGGAGCTTGAAGACAGACCATCATTTTTCAAGGTCCTTGTTGGTGACTTCTCCCAGCAACTG TGTATACCGCGTGCGTTTGTGAAGAACTTCAATGGTCATGTACCACGATTTTGTGGCCTTAGAGGCCCTTGTGGGAACTTGTGGGCTGTAAATTTGAAGGTGATCAGGAATCGCTTGGTTTTTCATGATGGTTGGCAGAGTTTTGCAAAGCATCATTTTCTGGAAATTGGGGATTTCTTGACTTTCACTCTAGATGGTGAATCAATTTTTGATGTCATAATTTATGGTAAAAGCTACTGCGAGAAGAATATAGAAGCAGCCAAGAACATGATAGGAGATGTTGTGGACAGAACAATAA ACACTGACATCATTTTAGGAAAGAGACTTGCACCTGATCTTGTGGAAGAAACTTCCATTGGACCCATCTCTTCCAATCCAGCAAATCTATTTTTCAAAACTACTTTTACAAGGTCTTTACGATATAACCTG AAAATTCCAGCCAGAGTAGTCAAAGCCGCAGGTCTTATGAGCAATAAAACTATAATGCTTCAAGATCCATCTGGGAAGCCATGGTCTATTAAACTCACTGAGACGACAAGGGGTCAATTGCGTATGAAAGATTGGTATAAATGTTGTGAAGAGAACCAAATTTCATATGGAGACACCCTGATAATTGAGGTAGTCAAGCATTCCGTATTTCAACTTCATGTTCATAAAGTAGGAGCGGCCCTGGATGTCGTGGAAGAAACATCTATGGTACCCTTCTCTATCAATCCGGCAAATCCTTTTTTCAAAACTATGTTTAAGAGGTCTATGCGATATGACCTG ATAATTCCAAACAGAATTGTCAGAGCTGCAGGTCCTATAAGCAAAACCATAGTGCTTAAAGATCCAGCTGAGAGGCAGTGGTCTATTAAACTTCACGAAACTACAATGGGTCGATTGCGTATGGAGGGTTGGGGCAAATGCTGTGAAGAGAACCAAATTTCTACTGGAGACACCATTGTTATTGAGGTAGTCAAGCATTCTGTATTTCAACTTCATGTGTATAAAGCAGGAGCAACCCTGGATGTGAAAACTCAAAGCTAG
- the LOC101296890 gene encoding peroxidase 70-like, translating into MTVLVGAHSIGYARCASFRSHIYKDTNIDPLFASTRRIICPRAGGDNNIAAFDNSVITFDNDYYRGLVDRHGLLHSDQEFFNNGTQDGLVRNYSKDNNAWRKDFVESIVKMGNINVLTGTNGEIRKNCRLRN; encoded by the coding sequence ATGACAGTGCTTGTGGGAGCGCACTCCATAGGCTATGCCAGATGTGCCAGTTTCAGGAGCCACATTTACAAGGACACCAACATAGATCCCCTATTTGCTAGTACAAGAAGGATTATTTGCCCTCGGGCCGGTGGTGATAACAATATAGCTGCGTTTGATAACTCAGTCATTACCTTCGATAACGATTACTACCGGGGCCTCGTGGATCGTCACGGCCTTCTTCATTCAGACCAGGAGTTCTTCAACAATGGAACTCAGGATGGGCTGGTGAGAAATTATAGCAAGGATAACAATGCGTGGAGGAAAGACTTTGTTGAATCTATTGTGAAGATGGGGAATATTAATGTTCTTACTGGGACTAACGGAGAGATCAGAAAGAATTGCAGACTCAGGAACTGA
- the LOC101312464 gene encoding delta-1-pyrroline-5-carboxylate synthase-like, giving the protein MASDAIANSLSLWTFFNILELKQQSIEVLELAAQEAGYDRALIARLALKPGKISSLAKSMRQLADMDEPIGRVLQKTEVADGLILEKATCPLGVLLVVFESRTDALVQDFLK; this is encoded by the exons ATGGCTTCTGATGCGATTGCGAACTCCTTGTCTCTTTGGACCT TCTTCAATATCCTCGAACTCAAGCAGCAAAGCATAGAGGTCTTGGAACTTG CTGCGCAGGAAGCTGGATATGATAGGGCACTAATAGCTCGATTGGCCCTAAAGCCTGGGAAG ATTTCTTCACTTGCAAAATCTATGCGTCAGCTTGCGGACATGGACGAGCCCATTGGCCGTGTCTTGCAGAAAACAGAG GTTGCAGATGGACTTATCTTAGAGAAAGCGACTTGTCCCTTGGGTGTACTTCTGGTTGTTTTTGAGTCCCGAACTGATGCCCTTGTTCAG
- the LOC101297179 gene encoding disease resistance RPP13-like protein 4-like, translated as MKSSSSLKSNSNLEKILTIEDVRETHIPSLLNSLSEAKRYLSETHADNNEAGKISTEIEKLRKDLIFIKQVFTGLDTLGKSTSDLFKVLLEHSLDPLLERGTQTRYHESLEKQFKPKLGVLAEVIIKLKLLLPSPHKLLLDRSNPFLLSSIHLGAGNRLNQLLGLHASEVFYNSQAFNEFQNVYNSLGTVTTKLCLLCFAVFPANEVLKKKRLVHWWVGEGILYPPVEEIADGIFEELTTKGCIEPVRKKRRSDPHSFKLHPLIRSAVIRMAKEVGFLQFDDKGRPTTEFSSSYRACLVSGCRHLELVTKTDMELEKLQTIFNVNESYPNFSKVEWSRLKNVKVLYLGRWHSRAKHHIEVVDIDFLKGLMFMTRLRFLSLRGISGIMELPDSLCKLVCLEILDLGACHNLEVLPEKISSLKKLTHLDMSECYLLDRMPKGIASLSELEVLKGFIIGDHRHNTSCTLHDLSELQKLKKLTINTSREDFPKEEELTVLQGFGSLLKLTIAWGGVDFLANRQEKHSKQHRVGAQPKTSTTDARGGIRKEDHANGVQNDVRRIPARLVTSRRGATQEHFKVLEKLDLQCYPHMKAPSWLAPGKLEKLKKLYVRGGQLQSLGQVQESEKWTVEMLRLKFLSELKLDWNELQAAFPKLNYVEKFRCPKTTFFPCNENGIWLKTEN; from the coding sequence ATGAAGTCTTCGTCTAGTCTCAAATCCAATTCAAACTTGGAAAAAATCTTGACCATTGAGGATGTCAGAGAAACCCACATTCCCTCACTCCTCAATAGCCTCTCCGAGGCCAAGCGTTACCTTTCTGAGACCCACGCAGACAACAATGAGGCAGGGAAAATTTCCACTGAAATTGAAAAGCTTCGTAAAGACCTCATTTTCATCAAGCAAGTTTTCACTGGACTGGACACTTTGGGAAAAAGCACAAGTGATCTTTTCAAGGTTCTCCTCGAGCACAGCCTAGACCCGCTTTTGGAGCGAGGAACGCAGACTCGCTACCACGAGTCGCTTGAAAAGCAATTCAAGCCAAAGCTTGGAGTGCTTGCTGAGGTTATCATCAAACTGAAGCTCCTACTTCCATCACCGCACAAACTGTTGTTGGATAGGTCCAATCCTTTTCTACTGTCCAGCATTCATTTGGGTGCAGGCAATCGTCTCAATCAATTGCTTGGCTTACACGCAAGTGAGGTGTTCTATAATAGCCAGGCTTTTAATGAGTTCCAGAATGTTTATAACAGTCTTGGTACTGTTACTACAAAGCTGTGCTTGCTGTGTTTCGCTGTGTTTCCGGCTAATGAGGTTCTAAAGAAGAAGCGTCTGGTACATTGGTGGGTCGGAGAAGGCATCCTCTACCCTCCGGTGGAGGAAATTGCTGATGGAATATTTGAGGAGTTAACAACTAAGGGCTGCATTGAACCGGTCAGGAAAAAGAGGAGATCAGACCCGCATAGTTTTAAATTGCACCCTCTAATTCGTTCAGCAGTGATTCGGATGGCCAAAGAAGTCGGATTCTTACAATTTGATGACAAAGGGAGACCAACAACTGAGTTCTCAAGCTCTTATCGGGCTTGTCTTGTGAGTGGTTGTCGTCATCTGGAATTGGTAACTAAAACCGATATGGAATTAGAAAAACTGCAGACTATATTCAATGTGAACGAGTCTTATCCAAATTTTTCCAAAGTGGAATGGTCCAGGTTGAAGAATGTGAAGGTTCTTTATCTTGGAAGGTGGCACAGCAGGGCTAAACATCACATTGAAGTAGTCGACATCGATTTCTTGAAAGGGTTGATGTTTATGACACGTTTGAGGTTTCTCAGCCTCCGAGGAATATCAGGGATCATGGAGCTACCTGATTCATTATGCAAGCTTGTTTGTTTGGAAATCTTGGATCTTGGAGCATGTCACAATCTAGAGGTGCTTCCGGAGAAAATAAGCTCGCTTAAGAAGCTCACACACTTGGACATGTCCGAGTGTTACTTGCTGGATCGTATGCCTAAGGGGATCGCATCGCTCTCAGAACTTGAAGTTCTTAAAGGGTTCATAATTGGTGATCACAGGCATAACACTTCGTGTACTCTGCATGATTTGTCAGAATTGCAAAAGTTGAAAAAATTGACAATCAACACAAGCAGGGAGGATTTTCCCAAGGAAGAAGAGCTAACTGTCTTGCAAGGATTTGGTTCACTTCTAAAGCTAACAATAGCATGGGGAGGAGTAGACTTCCTTGCTAACCGCCAGGAGAAGCATAGTAAGCAACACAGAGTTGGAGCACAACCTAAAACAAGCACGACAGATGCCAGAGGGGGTATCAGAAAAGAAGATCATGCTAATGGTGTTCAAAATGATGTGCGCAGAATTCCGGCAAGGTTAGTAACCTCGAGGCGAGGGGCTACTCAGGAACATTTCAAAGTACTTGAGAAACTGGACTTGCAATGCTACCCTCATATGAAAGCACCAAGTTGGTTGGCGCCTGGAAAGCTCGAGAAGCTGAAGAAACTCTACGTTAGAGGGGGACAGCTCCAAAGTCTAGGTCAAGTTCAGGAGAGTGAGAAGTGGACAGTTGAGATGTTGCGTCTGAAGTTCTTGAGTGAACTAAAGTTAGATTGGAATGAACTCCAGGCAGCATTTCCAAAATTGAATTATGTGGAGAAATTTAGATGCCCTAAGACCACTTTCTTCCCCTGCAATGAGAATGGAATCTGGCTGAAAACTGAAAACTGA